The nucleotide window ATCTACCTCTATCGACCAGCGGTGCGACCGGCAACAAGGTCGCTACTGCGGCTTCGGCCGCGGCCAACGTGGGTTCCTTGCTAGCTCTGTTCCCGCAATCTCCAGCCCCATAGTCTAATGGAGGCAATGAACTGTAACGATCCATTATGTGAGCGCCGGACAGAAAATCCCTCAGTGAAGCGGCCGAATCGACCGTCCGCTGCATTGATCCCAGTTGAAGTACCATGATGCCGACGTCGGTACCGCGATCTGCGAGCGGCGGTAAATCCGCCTTTGTCATGTTTTTCGGTCCTGGTTGTGAATGAACTAGAGCAGGCTTTCGACAATCGACTTGGCGAGCGGTTCGCGATATCGCATCCGGCCGAGATAGAGCGGTCCCGCAATTCGTTGTAACGATCGCTCGTTGGTCCGCGTAGCGGGCGATTCCTCCTGATCGACATCGCAAAGGATAAGGCCTGCCACCTTGAGCGACTTCGCCTCCATGTAGCTCAGTGCAAGCGTCGCAGCGTTGATGCATCCGGGACGATTCGCGGCCACCGCGACGACTTCCAAATCGAGCATCGCGGCGAGATCGGCAAAGTCGGTTCCCCATGCCACCGGATCGGCAAGCCCGCCGGCGCCTTCGACCAGCAGTGCGTCGCTCTGATTGGCGATTTCGCGAAAATATCGCGAGATAGTTGCGATATCGGGTGGCGGCGATTGCTCGACTTCGGCGGCGACGGCCGGCGCGAGCCGCGAGCGATAGCGATAAGGACAAATCGTCTCGAGCGGTATCGCGCACGAAGCCGCCAGCGCCAGCGATTGCGCGTCGGCCGAGTACAATTCTCCGTCACGGTCGATACATCCAGTGTCGACCGGCTTCATCACGCCGACTCGCATCCCGCGCGCTCTAAATGCGAACCCGAGCGCGCATCCGATCGTCGTTTTGCCGACGCCACCCTCCGTGCCCGTGATTAGAAATCGCCGGCCCATCTTCTTCACCTGGAGCGCAAATTAGGAAAAAATCGTACTAGCGAGCACAATGATGCTCGCGAAACGTCCCAATTGAGCCCCCTTTTCGATGCGCGCGCAATCGCCGCATCCGAAGTCGCGGAGGATTATCGATGACCGCAAACAGCATCATAGAAAAATGGGAAAAGGCGCGCATCCGCCACAGCCATCGACACTCGCCAGTTCGGAACATCAACAAGCTGCACGAAGAGGAGTTCACCCGCGGCCAGCAGATCGCCGACCGGCTGGCGGCAGTGATGGGCAGTTGGCCCTTCATCGTTGTCCAGTCGGTCATGCTCGCGTTCTGGATCAGCCTGAACGTCATCGCTTACATCAACCATTGGGATCCTTACCCGTTCATTCTGCTGAATCTCACGCTGAGTTTTCAGGCCGCGTACGCCGCGCCGATCATCATGATGTCGCAGAACCGGCAAGCCACGAAGGATCGCCTGATGGCGGAGCAGGACTACGTCGTCAATATCAAGGCGGAGGACGAAGTGAAGTCAATCATGGCGCATCTCGAGCAGCAGGACGAAGTCATGATCGACATCCTGCGGCGGATCGAAGCGCAGCATCAGACAATCATGGGACGACTCGACGCCACGCCGCCGGATGGCAACTCGCCGCAGGCGTGATCCTCGCCGCCGCGGATTGCGGAAAAGCAAACGCGCCGGGCATCGACGAGATGTCCGGCGCGTTTTTCGTCATGCTCGCGACTTGGTACTATTGTGGTTTGGTGCTCGATTCAGCCGCCGCTTCGTGCTGCGTCTCGCCCTTGGCCAACTGCAGCTTGAAGGTGTTCCAGTGCTTCAGAATCTCGATCGCGCGATCGAGTTGCACGTCCTTTTCTTCCTTGGGCTTTTTGTCGTCGCCCTTGGCCTTCTTGGCGTCCTTCCCGTCGCCCTTTTGCTCATCGGCCTTCGCGTCGCCCTTCCGATCGTCACCTGGCGCAGCGCTTTGATCGCCGGGCTTGGCGTCGGGGCTCTTCGAGGTATCCTTGCCGTTCTTGAAGTGATGCGGCAAATCGGCCTCGTGAATTTCTGCGCCTTCATTGATTTGCGCGCCCTGCAACTGCAATGACGCGAGCGTCGCCTTGGGCGGTTCTACATCGACGTCAGGCGTGATACCGACAGCCTGGATCGAGCGCCCGGTCGGCGTGTAGTAGCGCGCGGTGGTGAGTCTCAGCGCCGAATGATCGTCGAGCGGCAGGATCGTCTGCACCGAGCCTTTGCCGAAGGTCTGCGTGCCGACGATCACCGCGCGCTTTTGATCCTGCAGCGCGCCGGCCACGATTTCGCTCGCGCTGGCGCTGCCGCCATTAACCAGCACGACCATCGGATAGTCGTCGAAGCCTTTCTTTTTGTGCGAGAAGTACTTCTGCTGCTGATTGTCCTGCCGGCCTTGCGTGTAAACGATCAGGCCGCCGTCGAGGAAATCATCCGATACTTTGACCGCCTGGTTCAGCAGGCCGCCCGGATTGTCGCGCAGGTCGAGCACCAGTCCCTTGACCTTGCCGTGATCCTTGCTCTGAAAATCGTCGATTGCTTTTTCGAGCGTGTCGTTGGTGCTCTCCTGGAAGGTCGTCACGCGCACGTAGCCGTAGCCGCCGTCGAGGGTCTTCGACTTGACTGACTGAATCTTGATCACGTCGCGCGCCATCGTGACCGTGAACAGTTCCGGCAGCCCGTTGCGATGCAACAGCAGCTTGATCTTGCTGCCCTTGGGCCCGCGCATCTGCTTCACGGCTTCGGTCAGCGACATGTCCTTGGTGAAGTCGTCGTTGATCTTGATGATCTGATCGCCGGCCTTGAGTCCCGCCCGATAGGCAGGCGTATCTTCGATCGGAGCGACCACGGTCAAAGTGCCGTTCTTGATCGTGATCTCGATACCGAGACCGCCGAAGCTGCCGCGCGTTTCCACTTCGAGGTCGCGATACAGGTCGGGCGTCAGGTAGGCGCTATGCGGATCGAGCGACGCGAGCATGCCTGTGATCGCGCCGTCGATCAGGCGTTTGGTCGAGACCGGCTCGACGTAGTTTTTCTGCACGATCGCGAGCACCTTTGCGAAGGTTTCAAGCTCCTCGTAGGTGTCGTTCGGCAACGCCTGCGCGCGGCGCACCGCGACGGCCTGGATTACCATGAAGCTCGCGATCAGGCAGACAGCCAGAGTGATGGACCATCGATGTCGTGTAGTTACTGACATTTCCCTCTGATATTCCGCGTTTATTTTTGTGGGTTACGTCATTTAAGCAGAAGGCGCGGTCGATTGCACCCCATGCGGCGCGGCCTGCTGCTTGTTTACGGTTTTCGCATCCTTTGAATCCAGCAGTTGTTGCAGCGCATCCTTCACGTCAGGCCGCGACCAATCGAAAGCGCCCATGTGATGCGCCACGATCCGGCCGCCGCGATCGATAATGAAAGTCTCGGGCACGCCCGCCAGATCGTAACTCTCGCCGACCTTGTTCTCGGGATCGAGCAGAATCGTGAAGTGATAGCCGTTCTTCTCGACGTACGGCGCCACCGCGGCGCGGCCGCGGGTGTCCTGGCTGACGGCGAGCATCACAAAGTCATGATTGTTTTTGAAGCCGTCGTAGAGCGTTTCCATCGAGGGCATTTCCTGCCGGCACGGCCCGCACCAGGTGGCCCACAGGTTCAGAAAAACAACTTTGCCGCGCAGCGATTCCAGCGACACCGATCGGCCGTCCAGCGCTTCGAGCTTGAAGTCCGCCGCCTTGTTTCCCGCCGCCACCGGCGCCTCCGAGCCGAGTCCCGCAACTCGATTTACGCGCGGGCCGCTCAGCCACACCAGCATCAAGCCCGCGACAATCACGAAGGCCGCGACGATGTACAATGTCCGGTTGCTGATGCTCATGGCTCAGGCCCGCAGCGCCTCTTTCGGTTGACTGATCGCGCCGGGCTCATTGTCCGCGGTCATCCACAGCGCGATTCCGCCGCCGAGCATCATCACGATCGCGATCAGTTGCGCCTCGCTCAATCCAAAGAGGACCCGCGGATTGACCCGGATAAATTCCACGATGAAGCGCGCCGCGCCGGCCAGCACGAAATACCAGTAGAGCAACCTGCCTGCCGGATGAGACGTCTTGCGCATCGACCACAAAATCATGAACACGCCGATATAGAGGATTGTTTCGTAAATCGGCGCGGGATGCACTCGCACGCCGGGGAAAAATCCCGAGACCAGGCGGTTGTGCTCATCAAGCTTCAGCACCGTCGAGGAATTCCATCCGATAATCGCGTTCGGAAATGACATCGCCCACGGCACCGTCGAGGGCATCCCCCAATCGCCGTCGCCCGAGAGCAGGCATCCGATACGCCCGATCGCCTGGCCTATCGCCAGCGCCGGCGCAGACAGGTCCATCGTCACCGTGAAAGGAATTCGATACCATCGCGATACCAGGAAAACGCCAGCGAGCCCTCCGATCAGTCCACCATAAAAGACGAAACCGGCGCCCGAAAAAATCATCGACATCGGATCGTCGAGGTAGCCGGGCAGATCGTCGAGGATCGCGTAGATGCGCGAGCCCAGGATTCCTGCGAGCGCCGCGACGATTACCATCGACGATGAATACTCGGGATTGAGTCCGCGCCGCGTGCAGTCGATCCGGATGACGTAGTCGGCGGCCAAAAAGCCGAGCGCCATCATCAGGCCGAACGCATAAACCGTCAGGGGGCCTAAGTGGAACAGGATTGGATACATGACTAGTTATGATTATACGATTTGACGGGCCGTGGCGAAGCTCGCGGTCTCACAGAAGAATTCTAGTTATAAGTACCTATAAGATGCAAACGTGCGCATAGTGCTACAACGCGTCAGTCGCGCCGAAGTTAGGGTAGATGGCCGGGTGATTGGCGCGATAGGCCGCGGCTTTGTAGTGTTGCTCGGCGTAGCCCGCGACGATACGGAGGCGGACGCCGATTTCATGGCCGATCGAGTGCTCGGGATGCGCGTGTTTGCCGATGATAATCAAAAGATGAACCTCGCGCTCAGCGCGGTCAATGGCGCAATGCTGGTCGTGTCGCAATTCACGCTGCTCGCCGATACCGACTCTGGACGGCGTCCGTCGTTCACGCCCTCCGCGCCGCCGGAACTTGCGCGCCGCCTCTATGAATACTTTCTCTCGCTCGTGCGGAAGTCCGATGTTAAAGTCGAGCAAGGCGAGTTCGGCGCGATGATGGAAGTCGAACTGGTGAACGACGGCCCGGTCACGATTATTCTCGATACGGCGAGTTCGAAAGGGAGGAACGGCTAGCATCGATGCCACGCGCGGGATTTTATACCGTCGAGTCGGGGAAGATTTCGTTTCGGCGCGACGGCAACTGGTACAGCGACGACGAACGGATCGACAATCCGCGCATCGCGCTGCTCTTCAGCCAGAGCATCAAGCGCAATCCCGACGGCAGCTACTATCTGCAGGTCGCCGAAGAGCGCGCGTCGATCGCAGTCGAGGATACGCCATACGTCGTGCGGGCGCTCGAGGACGACGAGTTGGGCGGGTTCGCGATGATCCTCAACGACGACACGCGCGAACCGCTCGATCCGGCGGCGCTGGAAATCGGCGACGACAATGTGCTGTATGCGCGCGTCAAGGGCGGCATCGATCGCGCGCGGTTCCTGCGCTCGGCCTATTATCATCTGAGCGAACGCTTCGAATCCGACGAGGCCGGTCGCTTCTACGTGAATCTCAGAGGCAAGCGCTATCCGTTGAAGTCCGCACCCAACGCCGGCGTATCAGGTAACTGACGGCTCTCCTCGATGCATCTCGTTGAGCCTAATCTGCACATCGTATTGGTGCGCCCGGAGATTCCGCAGAACACCGGCTCAATCGCGCGGCTCGCGGCGGCTACCAGAACCCGGCTCCATCTCGTGGGGCCGCTCGGTTTCTCGCTCGAAGATCGTTACCTGAAGCGCGCGGGACTCGATTACTGGCCGCTGGTCGATTTGCGAACCTATCCAGGATGGGACGAATTTGCCGCGGAGCATCCGAATCCGCCGGCCAAATTTTTCTCGGCGCACGCATCGAAGACGCACCTCGAGGCTGATTTCGCGCGCGGCGATTTCGTGTTCTTCGGCAGCGAGACGCGCGGCCTCGGGGCTGAGTTTATCGCGGAGAGAATCGAGCGCTGTTACCGGATTCCGATCTTCGAGCCGGGAGTCAGAAGTCTCAATCTGTCGAACGCGGTCTCGATCGTCGTGTACGAGGCGCTCCGCCAAACCGGGATGCTCTAGCGCTGCCGGCGAAGCCAGATCGGGATCTTTCGACTCCGGCAGCCTTCCCCATTCGACTACGCTCAGGGCTTCGGCTCAAGATGACGGAAGAGGGGGCAGGCTCCGCCAGATGCTCGATCACTTCGACCATCACCAGTGAGTCGCGCTGCGCAATCATTCGCGCCGGAGTCGGATCACTTGCCGATGCAGAATTCGCGGAAGATCGCGTCGAGCACGTCTTCGCTGCTGACGTCGCCGGTGATCGCGCCGAGTGCGTCGGCCGCAGCCATCACTTCGACTGCAACTATCTCCGGCGGGATCGCGGCGAGCGCTGCGTCGCGCGCATTCTTGAGGGCTCCCAGAGCCGTCGCGAGTGCTTCGCGATGACGCGCGCGCGAGATCGCGATTCCTTCCGGCGCAGGCACTGCGACGAGCGCATCGACCATTTGCGCAAGCTCGGAGCGCAGCGGCGGCGCCTGCTCAGCATGAATCGCCGAGATCGCGAGGATCGGAACGCGCACGCCGCGTTCGCGCAACTCGTCGGCGGACAATTTTGAGGGCAGGTCTTGTTTGTTGAGGATCGCGAGCGCGGCGCCGTCGCGAGTGCGATGATCGTGGATTAGCGCGATCACGTCCGCATCTTCGGCTTCGAACGGCCGCGACGAATCGAACACCGCGATGATGAAGTCGGCGTCGCGCGCCGAGCGAAGCGTGCGCTCGATACCGATTCGCTCGACTTCGTCGCCGGATTCGCGCACGCCTGCGGTATCGCTGAGCACGAGTGCATACGGGCCAAGCTGGATGCTGTCTTCGATCACGTCGCGCGTGGTGCCCGGCACGGCGGTGACGATCGCGCGGTCGGTACCGAGCATCAGGTTGAGGATGCTGGATTTGCCGGCGTTGGGCTTGCCGACGATGGTCGCGCGCACGCCGTCGCGAATCAGGCGGCCGCGGGCGAAGCTGTCGTGCAGGAGCGCGACGTCGGCGATCAGCCGTTCGATGTCGGCGGCGACCGTGCGCCGCGATGGCATCGCGATATCTTCGTCGGAGAAATCGATCTCGACTTCGAGATGCGCCCGAATCGCGATCACCTGGGCGCGCAGATGCGCGACGCGTTCCGAGAGCGCGCCTGACAGATGAGATAGCGCCTGCGCGAGAGCAGAATCGCTGCGCGCGGCGACGATATCGGCAATCGCTTCGGCCTCGGCCAAATCGATGCGCCCGTTCAGAAAAGCGCGGCGGGTAAATTCGCCCGGCTCGGCCATCCGCGCGCCCGCCGCGCCCGCCGCGATCGCGAGCGCGACGACGCGCCGCACCACCAGCGGTCCGCCGTGGCATTGCAACTCGGCGACGTCCTCGCCGGTGAGGCTCGCCGGATGCGGCATCGCGACCGCGAGCGCGCGATCGATGAGCGCGCCGGTGGCCGGATCGATCACGTCGCCGAGGTAGAGTTTGCGCGGTTCGCGTGCGCCGGCGCGTGGGCGAATGGGATGCCAAATCTTCGCGAGGATTTCGAAGGCGCGCGGCCCGGACATCCGCACGATCGCGACCGCGCCGGCGCCGACTGGCGTGGCGGGGGCGACAATCGTGTCATTGAGGTACATTGAAGAGAGGCTAGCATCGCGGATGGCGGGCTCGAAGCCTGCGTCATCGGCATCTCCAACAATCGAGTCGAGGTCAGCAAATATGATCCGCGTGATGTATCGATGGACGATCAATCCGGGCGACGAGGAACAGTTCATCGAGCACTGGAAGGGAGGGACGCATCAGATTCAATCGCACTGCGAGGGCGCGTACGGCAGCTTCCTGATTCACAGCCGGAAAAATCCTGCGCAGTATTTCGGGGTCGCGCGCTGGGAAAGCAGGGAGGCGTGGAAAGCCGCGCAACCGATTATTATCGGATTGAAACTGCCGGGGCCGCTGCCGGAGACCACCGAGTTCTACGACGAACTGGCCGACATGCCCGGGGAGCATCCGCGCAAGAGCGAACTGCCATAGCCGCGGCGGAGGATTTCAGGAGTCTGAAACCCCTCACGGGTTTCAGACTCCCTGGGGCGACGCGAAGCCGACTTCGGGCCGCAGGGCCGAATCGCACTATGATAGAGATGCGGGCTTCGCCCTGTTAGTAAAAGACGAAGAGAAGGACGGCGGTCGCGCTCAGAGTTTGTGAAGATTTTGTCAGTGTAACCTTCTGTCATTCCCGCGCGTGGCTGCCGCGCGAGGAATCCCGGAGCGATGCGCGCAGAATAAAAGATCCGGGATTCTTCGGCGTCGCAGCCTTAGCCTCAGAATGACAAAGTTGGTCAAGCTCGCTCGGTGCAGAAAAATTCACCAGCTCTCAAGAATGACGGAGAGAGCAGCCTCCGTTCGAGGGCTGTCAATTTTTGGTCCGTGCGACCTTCTGTCATTCCTGTGCGAGGTTTCGGAATTCGCCTTCCTCGGGATGATCCCGCCGATTTCTTTTGCCTGCTCGGGCGGATTTGCATAAGTCATCTGCATGACGATTGAATATCGCGCGCTTGGCAAGACCGGGCTGCGCGTCAGCACGCTCGGCTTCGGCGGATCGGAGGTCGGCTACCAGGGAGTCGCGCAGAAGACCGTCGATAAAATTTTGAATACCGCGCTCGATGCCGGCATCAACGTGATCGATACCGCCGAATGCTACGCCAACAGCGAGCAACTGATCGGCAAGGCGATCACGAGCAAGCGCGCGCATGTCGTGCTGATGACCAAGTGTGGGCATGCGCTCGGCTTCATGCGATCGGATTGGGATCCGAAGATGCTCGCGAAGAGTATCGATCGCAGTCTCAAGCGGCTCCGCACCGATCACGTCGATGTGATGCAATTCCACAGTTGCGACGCCGAGACGCTGGCCAAGCCCGAGGTGGTCGAGGTGCTGACCCGCGCGCGCCGCGGGCAAGACGCGGTTTATCGGCTATAGCGGCGATTCGAGCGATGCGCTGCACGCGGTCGAGATGGGGATTTTCGACACGCTGCAGATTTCGGTGAGTATCGCGGACCAGGAAGGGCTCGAGCGCGTGTTGCCCAAAGCGGCGGCGCGCGGGATGGGCGTGATCGTGAAGCGGCCGATCGCCAACGCGGCGTGGCGCACCGGCAAGGCGCCGGTCGATCCGTACGCGCGGCCGTATTGGGATCGCCTGCGGATGCTCGGCTACGATTTTCTGCGCGGCGAGATCGAAGCGTCGATCGCGACTGCGCTCAGGTTCACGCTCGGGTCGCCGGGCGTCAGCACCGCGATCGTGGGGACGACCCGGCCGGAGCGAATTGCGCAGAATATCGGCTATGCCGCGGCGGGACCGCTCGCGGCGGCGGAGTACGAGGCGATCCGCGCGCGGTGGAAGTCGGTCGCAGGCGCGGACTGGACCGGCCAGCGCTGATCGAGTCGGGCAAGTCGATCGCACCGTCTGCACCCTCACCCGCCAACGGCTCGATACTTCGCCGCTGCCGACCTCTCCCGCAAAAAAGCGGGCGAGGTATAGGACGGTGTGCGGATTCGTGCGACAGAGAGGAAGTCATCATGGAAATTGCATGGATCGGAACCGGTATCATGGGCGCGCCGATGGCGCTTCGGCTGCTGCGTGTGGGGCATCGAGTACGCGTCTTCAATCGCACGCCCGAAAAAGCGCGGGCGCTCGCGAACGACGGCGCGATCGTCGCGGCAGACGCGGCGGCGGCAGTCGCCGGCGCGGAAGTCGTGTTTATCATGGTGTCCGATACGCCGGATGTCGAGGCGGTTGTCACGAAGGCTGAGCCGGCGCTGAAAGCGGGACAACTCGTGATTGACATGAGTACGATTTCGCCGCGCGCCGAGCGCGCGCTCGCGGCGCGGCTCAAGCGACTCGGCGTCGATTATCTCGACGCGCCGGTTTCCGGCGGCGACGTCGGCGCGAAAGAGGGCACGCTCACGATCATGGCCGGCGGCGAGGAGAATGCATTCGAGCGCGCGCGTCCGCTGTTCGAGCATCTGGGGCGTCGCGCGACCTACATGGGCGCGTCGGGCGCCGGGCAGATGACGAAGCTCGCGAATCAGATCGCGGTGGCGCTCGCGCTCGAGGCGGCGTCCGAAGCGATCAGGTTTGCACAGGCGGGCGGACTCGAGCCGTCGCGCGTGCTCGAGGCGATCGGCGCGGGCGCGGCGGGTTCGTGGCAGCTCGCGAACCTCGGTCCGAAAATAATCGCGGGCGATTATCGCCCCGGGTTTTTTATCAAGCTGATTCGCAAGGATCTCAGGCTGGTCGCCGACGCCGCGCGCGAATCGAAAGTAGCGCTGCCGGGACTCGCGATGATGGCCTCGATGTTCAACAGCGCGGCCGCGCTCGGCCACGACCTCGACGGGACGCAGGCGGTGGCGGCCGTACTCGACAGATTGGCGGATGTGAAGTAGTACCAGAGGCGGATCGGATTTTTTGGAGGCGCGGAAAATGCCGGATTTACTCGTCGAACTGAAGGATCGCGTCCTTTACCTGACGCTCAACCGACCCGACAAGCTGAACGCGATGAGCGCCGAGATGATGGGCGGGTTGCTCGACAACCTGAACCGCGCCGCGACCAATCCCGAGGTCGGCGCGGTGGTGGTGACCGGCGCGGGACGCGGCTTTTGCGCGGGCGGAGATATCGGTGCGATGCGCGAGCGCAACGAAAGCGGGCGCGATGGCGCGGCGCAGACAATCGAGGAGCGGGTCGCCTCGCTGCGCCGCGGCGAAGAGGCGTCGCTGCTGCTGCACGAGATGCCGAAGGTGACGATCGCGGCGGTCAACGGGCCGGCGGCGGGCGCGGGACTGAGCGTCGCGATGGCGTGCGATCTTAGAATCGCGTCGGACACGGCGCGCTTTGGCACGGCATTCGCCAAGGTCGGATTCTCGGGCGATTACGGCGGCACGTGGTCGCTCACGCGGCTGGTCGGCTCGGCCAAGGCGCGCGAACTGTATTTTCTCGGCGACATGATCAGCGCCGAAGAAGCGCTCAAGCTCGGGCTCGCGAACCGCGTCTATCCGGCGGCGTCGTTCCGCGACGAAGTGCATGCGCTTGCGTCGAGAATCGCGAACGGACCGACGATTGCGTACTCGTACATGAAGGCGAATCTCAACGCCGCGATCACGCACGAATTCAAGGAACTGCTCGATCGCGAAGCGTGGGGACAGACGATGACCGCCCGCACGGAAGATCAT belongs to Candidatus Binatus sp. and includes:
- a CDS encoding DUF1285 domain-containing protein, with amino-acid sequence MPRAGFYTVESGKISFRRDGNWYSDDERIDNPRIALLFSQSIKRNPDGSYYLQVAEERASIAVEDTPYVVRALEDDELGGFAMILNDDTREPLDPAALEIGDDNVLYARVKGGIDRARFLRSAYYHLSERFESDEAGRFYVNLRGKRYPLKSAPNAGVSGN
- a CDS encoding prolipoprotein diacylglyceryl transferase; amino-acid sequence: MYPILFHLGPLTVYAFGLMMALGFLAADYVIRIDCTRRGLNPEYSSSMVIVAALAGILGSRIYAILDDLPGYLDDPMSMIFSGAGFVFYGGLIGGLAGVFLVSRWYRIPFTVTMDLSAPALAIGQAIGRIGCLLSGDGDWGMPSTVPWAMSFPNAIIGWNSSTVLKLDEHNRLVSGFFPGVRVHPAPIYETILYIGVFMILWSMRKTSHPAGRLLYWYFVLAGAARFIVEFIRVNPRVLFGLSEAQLIAIVMMLGGGIALWMTADNEPGAISQPKEALRA
- a CDS encoding NAD(P)-dependent oxidoreductase, which produces MEIAWIGTGIMGAPMALRLLRVGHRVRVFNRTPEKARALANDGAIVAADAAAAVAGAEVVFIMVSDTPDVEAVVTKAEPALKAGQLVIDMSTISPRAERALAARLKRLGVDYLDAPVSGGDVGAKEGTLTIMAGGEENAFERARPLFEHLGRRATYMGASGAGQMTKLANQIAVALALEAASEAIRFAQAGGLEPSRVLEAIGAGAAGSWQLANLGPKIIAGDYRPGFFIKLIRKDLRLVADAARESKVALPGLAMMASMFNSAAALGHDLDGTQAVAAVLDRLADVK
- a CDS encoding aldo/keto reductase — encoded protein: MTIEYRALGKTGLRVSTLGFGGSEVGYQGVAQKTVDKILNTALDAGINVIDTAECYANSEQLIGKAITSKRAHVVLMTKCGHALGFMRSDWDPKMLAKSIDRSLKRLRTDHVDVMQFHSCDAETLAKPEVVEVLTRARRGQDAVYRL
- a CDS encoding antibiotic biosynthesis monooxygenase; translated protein: MIRVMYRWTINPGDEEQFIEHWKGGTHQIQSHCEGAYGSFLIHSRKNPAQYFGVARWESREAWKAAQPIIIGLKLPGPLPETTEFYDELADMPGEHPRKSELP
- a CDS encoding aldo/keto reductase, producing the protein MHAVEMGIFDTLQISVSIADQEGLERVLPKAAARGMGVIVKRPIANAAWRTGKAPVDPYARPYWDRLRMLGYDFLRGEIEASIATALRFTLGSPGVSTAIVGTTRPERIAQNIGYAAAGPLAAAEYEAIRARWKSVAGADWTGQR
- a CDS encoding enoyl-CoA hydratase — protein: MPDLLVELKDRVLYLTLNRPDKLNAMSAEMMGGLLDNLNRAATNPEVGAVVVTGAGRGFCAGGDIGAMRERNESGRDGAAQTIEERVASLRRGEEASLLLHEMPKVTIAAVNGPAAGAGLSVAMACDLRIASDTARFGTAFAKVGFSGDYGGTWSLTRLVGSAKARELYFLGDMISAEEALKLGLANRVYPAASFRDEVHALASRIANGPTIAYSYMKANLNAAITHEFKELLDREAWGQTMTARTEDHREAVKAFLEKRNPMFKGQ
- the bioD gene encoding dethiobiotin synthase, producing the protein MGRRFLITGTEGGVGKTTIGCALGFAFRARGMRVGVMKPVDTGCIDRDGELYSADAQSLALAASCAIPLETICPYRYRSRLAPAVAAEVEQSPPPDIATISRYFREIANQSDALLVEGAGGLADPVAWGTDFADLAAMLDLEVVAVAANRPGCINAATLALSYMEAKSLKVAGLILCDVDQEESPATRTNERSLQRIAGPLYLGRMRYREPLAKSIVESLL
- the dtd gene encoding D-aminoacyl-tRNA deacylase — protein: MRIVLQRVSRAEVRVDGRVIGAIGRGFVVLLGVARDDTEADADFMADRVLGMRVFADDNQKMNLALSAVNGAMLVVSQFTLLADTDSGRRPSFTPSAPPELARRLYEYFLSLVRKSDVKVEQGEFGAMMEVELVNDGPVTIILDTASSKGRNG
- a CDS encoding TlpA disulfide reductase family protein encodes the protein MSISNRTLYIVAAFVIVAGLMLVWLSGPRVNRVAGLGSEAPVAAGNKAADFKLEALDGRSVSLESLRGKVVFLNLWATWCGPCRQEMPSMETLYDGFKNNHDFVMLAVSQDTRGRAAVAPYVEKNGYHFTILLDPENKVGESYDLAGVPETFIIDRGGRIVAHHMGAFDWSRPDVKDALQQLLDSKDAKTVNKQQAAPHGVQSTAPSA
- a CDS encoding tRNA (cytidine(34)-2'-O)-methyltransferase — translated: MHLVEPNLHIVLVRPEIPQNTGSIARLAAATRTRLHLVGPLGFSLEDRYLKRAGLDYWPLVDLRTYPGWDEFAAEHPNPPAKFFSAHASKTHLEADFARGDFVFFGSETRGLGAEFIAERIERCYRIPIFEPGVRSLNLSNAVSIVVYEALRQTGML
- a CDS encoding S41 family peptidase, producing MSVTTRHRWSITLAVCLIASFMVIQAVAVRRAQALPNDTYEELETFAKVLAIVQKNYVEPVSTKRLIDGAITGMLASLDPHSAYLTPDLYRDLEVETRGSFGGLGIEITIKNGTLTVVAPIEDTPAYRAGLKAGDQIIKINDDFTKDMSLTEAVKQMRGPKGSKIKLLLHRNGLPELFTVTMARDVIKIQSVKSKTLDGGYGYVRVTTFQESTNDTLEKAIDDFQSKDHGKVKGLVLDLRDNPGGLLNQAVKVSDDFLDGGLIVYTQGRQDNQQQKYFSHKKKGFDDYPMVVLVNGGSASASEIVAGALQDQKRAVIVGTQTFGKGSVQTILPLDDHSALRLTTARYYTPTGRSIQAVGITPDVDVEPPKATLASLQLQGAQINEGAEIHEADLPHHFKNGKDTSKSPDAKPGDQSAAPGDDRKGDAKADEQKGDGKDAKKAKGDDKKPKEEKDVQLDRAIEILKHWNTFKLQLAKGETQHEAAAESSTKPQ
- a CDS encoding DUF1003 domain-containing protein, with amino-acid sequence MTANSIIEKWEKARIRHSHRHSPVRNINKLHEEEFTRGQQIADRLAAVMGSWPFIVVQSVMLAFWISLNVIAYINHWDPYPFILLNLTLSFQAAYAAPIIMMSQNRQATKDRLMAEQDYVVNIKAEDEVKSIMAHLEQQDEVMIDILRRIEAQHQTIMGRLDATPPDGNSPQA
- the mnmE gene encoding tRNA uridine-5-carboxymethylaminomethyl(34) synthesis GTPase MnmE is translated as MYLNDTIVAPATPVGAGAVAIVRMSGPRAFEILAKIWHPIRPRAGAREPRKLYLGDVIDPATGALIDRALAVAMPHPASLTGEDVAELQCHGGPLVVRRVVALAIAAGAAGARMAEPGEFTRRAFLNGRIDLAEAEAIADIVAARSDSALAQALSHLSGALSERVAHLRAQVIAIRAHLEVEIDFSDEDIAMPSRRTVAADIERLIADVALLHDSFARGRLIRDGVRATIVGKPNAGKSSILNLMLGTDRAIVTAVPGTTRDVIEDSIQLGPYALVLSDTAGVRESGDEVERIGIERTLRSARDADFIIAVFDSSRPFEAEDADVIALIHDHRTRDGAALAILNKQDLPSKLSADELRERGVRVPILAISAIHAEQAPPLRSELAQMVDALVAVPAPEGIAISRARHREALATALGALKNARDAALAAIPPEIVAVEVMAAADALGAITGDVSSEDVLDAIFREFCIGK